From the genome of Nocardia mangyaensis:
CGAATCCGGTGATGCCGACGCCCCAGATGACGACGCCGACGATCATCGCCCCCCTCGCCGGGCCCGCGTGGAAGCTCTTTTCCGCCGTCTCCGGGAACAGGGCCCGCGGCAGACCTGCGACCATCGCGATCAGGTCGATCACGAACACCGCCATGATCAGGCGATGGGACGAGACGTAGACCAAGCCGAACCAGATCTCCTCAACACCGAGATCGTCGACATCACCGGTGAGGCGGGTCGCGCCGCGGGCTCGTTCTACAACGACTTCGAGAGCAAGGAGGAGGTCCTGGCCGCGCTCGCGGTCGACATCGGTGCCGACGCCGACGAGATCGCCGGTGCTTCGCGGAGTCGATGACCCGACCCGAGCGCGGTGTCGATCCACGACTCGACCCGCGCCCACGCCCACGTGACCGTCTTCTGGCACGCCTACGCCGCCCATCGCGACGTGTTCGCCGCGATCGAGCAGGCCACGCTCGCCAATCCCGCGTTCGCCGAACGGATGCGGGCCTTCCGCGCAGAACAGATGCAGCCGTGGATCGAATGGCTCACCGACCTGGCCACCCGTGGTGCGCGGCTGCCCGCCGAGACGATGATCCAGTCCTGGCACGGTGATCCTGACGTGGGGATCGACAACCTGACCGACTTCGTCGCGGCCGGGCTCGGCCCGTGACGTCGTCCTCGGCCTGACCAGGGCCATCCCCCTCGAGAGCTATCCGTAAGACCACCCTCGAGCGGGATGGCATCGCGGTGACGGCGTCCTACCGTCGACATGTGATCGAAGCACGAGATCTGACCAAGTATTACGGCAGCACCCGGGCCGTCGAAGAGCTCACGTTCACCGTGCGGCCCGGTCGGGTCACCGGCTTCCTCGGACCGAACGGCTCGGGCAAGACCACCACGATGCGACTCGCGCTGGGGCTCGACACTCCGTCGGGCGGCCAGATCAGTGTGGCCGGTCGGCGATACCGTGATCTGGTGCGGCCACTCCACACGATCGGCGCGTTGCTCGACGCGGGCGACGTTCTGCCGACCCGCTCGGCCACCGCGCATCTGGCCTTCCTCGCGGCGAGCAACGGCATCTCCCACCGACGAGTCGACGAGGTACTCGCCATGGTCGGGCTCGCCAACGTCGCCGGTACCCCCGTCAAGGGATTCTCTCTCGGAATGCGACAGCGGCTCGGAATCGCCGCGGCCATCCTCGGCGACCCGGAGATCCTGATCCTGGACGAGCCGGTCAATGGACTCGACACCGAGGGCATCCGCTGGATCCGCACCATGTTGCGCGCCATGGCCGATGAAGGTCGAACGATCCTGCTCTCCAGTCATCTGATGAGCGAAACCCAGCTGGTCGCCGATCATCTTCTCGTCATCGGTGAGGGCCGGCTACTCGCGGACGAATCGACCGAGCAGTTCATCGAGAGCCGGACCGAACCGGTCGTCCGGATCAGGGGTGCCACGCTGTCCCCCTTGCTGGACGAACTGGGCCCGGATACCGAGATCCGCGGCGACACCGCCACGGTGCGCGGTATCCGCTCCCGCGAGATCAGCCGCCTCGCCATGGCATCCGGCGTCGTGCTCGACGAGCTCACACCGATCCACGAATCCGTCGAGGAGGTCTTCACCCGCCTCGTCGCCGACCACCAACAGTTCGGTCATCGCGAGCCGGCCGCGTCCCACCTCGACAGAACCGCACCGAAGGACACCGTCGCATGACCTCCCTGACAGATGCCCGCACCGGAGCAGACGACCTCCGCAATCAGCTCCGGTCCGAGATCATCAAGATTCGCTCGGCGCGCTCCTTGACATTGCTGCCGATCGTCGCCGTCATCCTCGGCCCGGTGGCGGCCGTGTTCGTCGGTTTGACCGGCAGTCTCGAAGCAGATGACACCGTGCTCGGTGGGGCCCTCACCGCGGTCCCCCTGTCACTGGCGGTCGTCGCCGCGTGGGGTGCCATGGTCATCTCCACCGAGTTCACCTCAGGGACCATCCGGCCTGTGTTGGCGGCGACGCCACAGCGCGGCATGGTCTTGGCGGCCAAGGCGATCGTGGTGACACACGTCGCCACCGTGATCGGTCTGATCACGACCACGTCCGCGTATCTGGTCGGCAGCGCCACGATCGATGCCGGACGGTACGCGCCCGGGACGGCGCTGCCCGGCATGTTCGGCATCTACGCTTGTTTTCCGGCGGTAGCGTTGCTCGGGCTGGCGACCGGGGTGATGCTACGTAGTTCAGTGGGTGCGGTGGCCGTCGTCGGGACCCATATCTTGTTGCCGCAGCTCTCCTCGGCGCAGGCATTCGGCGATCTGCACAAGGTCGTGACGCTTTTCGCGCCGAGCGCGGTGGTGGCGAAACTGGCGCAGAGCTCGGATGGCGCAGCCGAGCTCATGGGATCGCTGGGCGGCTGGCCACGACTGGTGATCGTCATCGGTACCACGCTGATCGCCGTGCTCATCGCCCGGCGAATCCTGGAACGCGAGGACCTGTGAGCATCACGAAGACGGACCGTTGGCGCCTGCCCGCCCTGGTCGCCACGGCGGCGTTCGTCTTCGCCGTCGTCGGCCACACCCTGGTCTCGGACACCGATCTCGGCGGCCGGTCCGCGACCGCGTTGGCATTCTGTCAGGCCTTGGCCATCGTCCTGCAGTTCCGGCTTCCGCTGCTCGGCTGGGCGATCAGTCTCGGCGCTGTCGTTTCCGCCGCCCTGCTCGTGGGTGAAACCCCCTGGGTGGACGCGATGTTCAACAGCTATCTGCTCGTCGTGGGCATTTTCGCGCTGCTGGTCCCGTGGCGCTGGACACTCGGCGTGCTCGCCGCCACCGCTGCCGCCGGTATCGCCCTCGTCGCCGCGGTGCCCGGGGGCGGGCTCGCCGACGTGGTCGCCACCACTCTGCTCACCGGCATCGTGCTGCTCGCCGGAGCCGCCCTGCGCGCTCTGTTCGAAGCCCGCCGCGACGCCATCTCCCAGACCAAGGAGTCCGAGCGACAACGACGGCGCAGTGCCCTGCTCGAGGAACGCACCCGGATCGCGCGAGAACTCCACGATGTGGTCGCGCACCACATGTCGGTGGTCGCGATCCAAGCCGAGTCCGCGCGATATCGGGTCGCCGACCCACCGCAGGACTTGATCGACAGCCTGACCGCCATCCGGACCAGTGCCGCGGCCGCGCTCGACGAGATGCGCCACATCCTCGGCGTGCTGCGCGCCGATCGGGAATCCCCGACCCAGCCACAACCGCAGCTCGAGGAGGTGGACGAACTCGTCGACCGCATTCGCCGCGCCGGCCGCGACGTCACCCTCACCAGGCACGGCGCCCCGGCGGCTCTGCCCTCCGGAATAACGGTGTCGGCGTACCGCATCGTGCAGGAAGCGCTGAGCAATGCGCTCCAGCATGCGCCCGGCTCCGCGATCTCCGTCGAATTGCACTATCGGGCCGACGAACTCGACATCGAGGTACACAACGGTCCGAGTTCGACCCCTGCCACTTCCAGCGGCGGCGGCCACGGGCTCCTCGGCATGCGTGAACGGGTCGCGCTCTGGGGCGGTCGATTCACGGCAGAACCGGAATCGGACGGTGGCTACCGAGTTCGCGCGGCACTGCCGTTGGAAGGACAAACGCCACCATGACCATTCGCGTAGTGATCGCCGACGACCAGGCACTCGTCCGCGACGGACTCGCGGTGCTGCTCGGTGCCCAACCCGGCATCGAGGTCGTCGGCGAGGCCGCCGACGGCGCGGCGGCACAACAACTCACCGCCGAGCTCGACCCCGACGTGGTCCTGATGGATATCCGCATGCCGGGTGTGGACGGGCTGGACGCGACCGCCCGCATAGTCGACTCCGGGAACCGGGCTCGGGTGATCGTGCTGACCACCTATGACCTCGACGAGTACGTTTTTCGCGCCTTGCGGGCGGGAGCGAGCGGATTCCTGCTCAAAGACACTCCCGCCGCGGCCCTGGCCGACGGCATCCGCACGGTCGCCCGGGGCGAGGCGATGCTGGCGCCCTCGGTGACCCGCAGACTGCTCGACGAATTCACCCGGCTCGGCGGTACCCGTCCCCGGCCCGACGACACGCGATTGCATCAGCTGACCGGTCGCGAAACACAGGTGCTCGAACTCATCGCCCGTGGCCGGTCCAACACCGAGATCGCCACCGACCTGGTCATCGCGGAGGAAACCGTGAAAACCCATGTCGGCCGCGTACTCGCCAAGCTCCAGCTGCGTGACCGTACCCAAGCCGCGATCTTCGCCTACGAAACCGGGCTCGTCACGCCGGGCTGACCCGAACCCCTACCGATCCGGAGCGCACCATGCCGATCCACACTCTCATCGCCGGTGCCGGACCCACCGGCCTCACCCTGGCCATCGATCTCGCCCGCCGGGGTCTGGCCGTCCGCATCGTCGACAAGGCGACCGAATTCTTCGACGGCTCACGCGGCGACGGCCTCCAGCCACGCACCCTCGAGGTCTTCGACGATCTGGGCGTGCTGCCCGCGATCCTCGCCCTGGGCTCGCCGCAACCGGTGTTCCAGGTGTTCCAGGGCGGCAGCCGGATCCGCGAGATACGGATGAGCGATCCGAAGGAGCCGACTGCCGACGTGCCCTATCCGAACCCGTGGGTGCTCGGGCAGTCGCAGACCGAGGCGCTGCTGCGCCACCGCCTGGAAGAATTCGGCGTCCGGGTCGAACTGGGCACCGAACTCATCGGATTCGCGCAGGACGACGACGGGGTCACCGCCACTCTCGCCGGTGCCGACGGAAGCGAGACCGTTCGGGCCGCCTACCTCGTCGGTGCCGACGGGGCATCCAGCCTCGTCCGCAAGGAACTCGGCATCGCCTTCGAGGGCACCACCGACGACAGTGTGCGCATGCTGCTCGGCGACGTTCAGGTCACCGGCCTCGACCACGGGTACGGCTACTGGTTCGCGGCACCGGACAATCCGCGCGAGGGGATCGTGCTGTCACCGCTGCCCGGCGGGCAGTACTTCCAGTTCGGGACAACTCTGACCGGACAGGTCGAACCGAACGCCGCGACCCTGCAGAGCTACCTCGACAAGTATTCGGGCCGAACGGATCTCCGCATCGACGAGCTGCGCTGGAGTACGGTGTGGCGGCCGAATACCCGGCTCGCGCAACGTTTCGCGGAGCGCAGGGTCTTCCTGGCGGGCGATGCCGCGCACGTCCATCCACCCGCGGGTGGGCAGGGACTCAATACCGGCGTCCAGGACGCGTACAACCTC
Proteins encoded in this window:
- a CDS encoding TetR family transcriptional regulator, translated to MGRDVDQAEPDLLNTEIVDITGEAGRAAGSFYNDFESKEEVLAALAVDIGADADEIAGASRSR
- a CDS encoding ABC transporter ATP-binding protein, producing MIEARDLTKYYGSTRAVEELTFTVRPGRVTGFLGPNGSGKTTTMRLALGLDTPSGGQISVAGRRYRDLVRPLHTIGALLDAGDVLPTRSATAHLAFLAASNGISHRRVDEVLAMVGLANVAGTPVKGFSLGMRQRLGIAAAILGDPEILILDEPVNGLDTEGIRWIRTMLRAMADEGRTILLSSHLMSETQLVADHLLVIGEGRLLADESTEQFIESRTEPVVRIRGATLSPLLDELGPDTEIRGDTATVRGIRSREISRLAMASGVVLDELTPIHESVEEVFTRLVADHQQFGHREPAASHLDRTAPKDTVA
- a CDS encoding ABC transporter permease subunit; translation: MTSLTDARTGADDLRNQLRSEIIKIRSARSLTLLPIVAVILGPVAAVFVGLTGSLEADDTVLGGALTAVPLSLAVVAAWGAMVISTEFTSGTIRPVLAATPQRGMVLAAKAIVVTHVATVIGLITTTSAYLVGSATIDAGRYAPGTALPGMFGIYACFPAVALLGLATGVMLRSSVGAVAVVGTHILLPQLSSAQAFGDLHKVVTLFAPSAVVAKLAQSSDGAAELMGSLGGWPRLVIVIGTTLIAVLIARRILEREDL
- a CDS encoding sensor histidine kinase codes for the protein MSITKTDRWRLPALVATAAFVFAVVGHTLVSDTDLGGRSATALAFCQALAIVLQFRLPLLGWAISLGAVVSAALLVGETPWVDAMFNSYLLVVGIFALLVPWRWTLGVLAATAAAGIALVAAVPGGGLADVVATTLLTGIVLLAGAALRALFEARRDAISQTKESERQRRRSALLEERTRIARELHDVVAHHMSVVAIQAESARYRVADPPQDLIDSLTAIRTSAAAALDEMRHILGVLRADRESPTQPQPQLEEVDELVDRIRRAGRDVTLTRHGAPAALPSGITVSAYRIVQEALSNALQHAPGSAISVELHYRADELDIEVHNGPSSTPATSSGGGHGLLGMRERVALWGGRFTAEPESDGGYRVRAALPLEGQTPP
- a CDS encoding response regulator, giving the protein MTIRVVIADDQALVRDGLAVLLGAQPGIEVVGEAADGAAAQQLTAELDPDVVLMDIRMPGVDGLDATARIVDSGNRARVIVLTTYDLDEYVFRALRAGASGFLLKDTPAAALADGIRTVARGEAMLAPSVTRRLLDEFTRLGGTRPRPDDTRLHQLTGRETQVLELIARGRSNTEIATDLVIAEETVKTHVGRVLAKLQLRDRTQAAIFAYETGLVTPG
- a CDS encoding FAD-dependent monooxygenase, which codes for MPIHTLIAGAGPTGLTLAIDLARRGLAVRIVDKATEFFDGSRGDGLQPRTLEVFDDLGVLPAILALGSPQPVFQVFQGGSRIREIRMSDPKEPTADVPYPNPWVLGQSQTEALLRHRLEEFGVRVELGTELIGFAQDDDGVTATLAGADGSETVRAAYLVGADGASSLVRKELGIAFEGTTDDSVRMLLGDVQVTGLDHGYGYWFAAPDNPREGIVLSPLPGGQYFQFGTTLTGQVEPNAATLQSYLDKYSGRTDLRIDELRWSTVWRPNTRLAQRFAERRVFLAGDAAHVHPPAGGQGLNTGVQDAYNLGWKLADGSRDLLDTYETERRQVAARVLGISTALLRKHTEGDEDAHRRGDETRQLDISYREPGLTARLTTGDRAPDAPLWDSAGRPIRLFDLFRGPHATLLCFDCQAPAPTAQTHAWTILGPDSSSPEAVRTNNAARHVTDIDGYAFAAYDASPGDRILIRPDGHLA